TGAGTCCTTTAGTAGGGGCGATCGCCGCGGGTAACTGTGCTATACTCAAACCATCAGAACTAGCCCCCGATACCTCTAAAATAGTTAATCAAATCATCAATCAGGCTTTTGATCCTTCCTTTGTCACAGTTATCGAAGGTGGAGTAGAAGTCTCTCAAGAGTTATTAAAACAAAAATTTGACCATATCTTCTTTACTGGTGGTACTCGCATCGGTAAGATTATCATGAAAGCAGCAGCGGAACATCTTACCCCTGTTACTTTAGAATTAGGTGGAAAAAGTCCCTGTATAGTTGATTCAGAAATTAATCTACAAGAAACCGCTAAACGCATTACTTGGGGTAAATTTATTAATGGAGGACAAACCTGTATTGCTCCTGATTACTTGTTAGTAGATGAAAGGATTAAACCTCAACTAGTGACAGAAATCAAAAACTGTATTTTGAACTTTTATGGAGACAATCCCGCAACTAGTCCAGATTACGCTAGAATCATTAGTCCTAGTCATTGCGATCGCTTAGTCTCTTTACTATCTCAGGGTAAGATTCTCCACGGTGGAGATTATAACCAAGATAATCTTTACATTAGTCCGACTTTACTAGAAGATGTCTCTTTAGATACTCCCGTGATGGAAGAGGAGATCTTCGGACCTATTCTACCTATTTTGACTTACGATAGTCTAGAGGAAGCCATTAAACTAATCAATAGTCGTCCGAAACCTTTAGCACTTTATTTGTTCTCTAATAATAAGCAAAAACAGCAACAAGTACTGAAGGAGACTTCTTCAGGTGGAGTCTGTCTCAATGATACGATTATGCAGGTTGTTGTCTCTAGTTTACCTTTTGGAGGGGTAGGAGATAGCGGTATAGGGAATTATCACGGTAAAGCGAGTTTTCAAACCTTTTCTCACTATAAAAGTGTCTTAAAAAAAGGTTTTCGTTTTGACCTAAATTGGCGTTATGCTCCCTATACTAATAAGTTAGAGAGGTTCAAGAAAATGTTTAAAATTTAGAAAATAATGTTATACGATAGAGACCAGTTACGCAATTACCTAGTTAATGACGATGGTTTAATCGAAGAATATCAGCGCCAAAAAGAACAATACTCTGAACATTCCTATAGACTTTATCGTTTTTTGACAGAGTTAGAAGATATCGTCAATTCTGTAACCGATGAGTTAGCAATTATTCGTCGGGTGATTCCTAAAATCAGAAAATTGTTAACTGAATGTTATTGGTTGCAATCAGATTATATTCAACCATCTGGTAAGGTAAATTGTGCGGTAAAACCTCTCTATGAAGACTTAGACTACCCCCTAACGATTCAAAACGTAGTTTGGTTACCTCAACAGGTTTCCTCTATCCATAATCATGGAACTTGGGGAATAGTTGGGGTAATCAGTGGTCAGGAAAAAAATAAATTATGGCGACGTTGTGGCGAATCGGGAGAAAAATTAGAGTTAGTAGGAGAAAAGGTCTTATTTCCAGGAGATATCATCGCTTTTACATCTAATGCTATTCATAGCATCGAATCTTTAGGAGATGAACCCACTATAACTTTTAATCTCTATGGTGTAACGGATTTTGCGAATAGATACGAATATAATCCAATAACTCATCAAGCCAAAAACTTTTGAAAAAATAGGAAAAACCCCTATCTCGCGCGAGAGTACTCCCGTTATAATGCGGTAGCATTTAGCCCGAGAGTGTAAATTAATTATAGAGAGTTTTACGAGAGGTTTTTTTGTCACAACAGAAAGCTAAATCGAATCTGCTTTTTAAGGTTGCTATAGCTTTAGGTAGTAATCAGGGAGATTCTCTGTCGATTTTAGAGAATGCTGTCACAGAATTAGACAAAATACCTGAAATTAGCCTTATTTCTTGCTCTAATTGGTATCAAACTAAAGCAATTGGACCTATTCAACCAGATTATCTCAATGGTTGTGCTATTTTAGAAGTAACTTTAACTCCCGAAGAGTTATTAACTAAACTTTTAGAGGTTGAGGCTAAATTTGGCAGAGTACGTACCCTAAAATGGGGACCGAGAACTCTAGATCTAGATTTGTTGCTCTATGGAGATATAATCTTAGAGACACCAAGTTTACAAATTCCTCATCCTCGGATGCACCAGAGAGCTTTTGTACTTGTCCCCTTGGCTGAAATCGCTCCTGATTGGATAGATCCAGTTTCTCAAAAAGCGATCGCCTCACTACTAGAACAGATAAACTATAAAGATGACTTCTAATCA
Above is a window of Gloeocapsa sp. DLM2.Bin57 DNA encoding:
- a CDS encoding aldehyde dehydrogenase, whose amino-acid sequence is MLTLTSISGILEQQRSFFATGKTKDISFRLQQLQRLKEIIASQQENILKALKADLNKPEFEGYFDIIAVVQEIDLALKQLPKWSKPQRVKSDLQQFPSQALIYPEPLGVVLIIGPWNYPFSLVLSPLVGAIAAGNCAILKPSELAPDTSKIVNQIINQAFDPSFVTVIEGGVEVSQELLKQKFDHIFFTGGTRIGKIIMKAAAEHLTPVTLELGGKSPCIVDSEINLQETAKRITWGKFINGGQTCIAPDYLLVDERIKPQLVTEIKNCILNFYGDNPATSPDYARIISPSHCDRLVSLLSQGKILHGGDYNQDNLYISPTLLEDVSLDTPVMEEEIFGPILPILTYDSLEEAIKLINSRPKPLALYLFSNNKQKQQQVLKETSSGGVCLNDTIMQVVVSSLPFGGVGDSGIGNYHGKASFQTFSHYKSVLKKGFRFDLNWRYAPYTNKLERFKKMFKI
- a CDS encoding cupin, translated to MLYDRDQLRNYLVNDDGLIEEYQRQKEQYSEHSYRLYRFLTELEDIVNSVTDELAIIRRVIPKIRKLLTECYWLQSDYIQPSGKVNCAVKPLYEDLDYPLTIQNVVWLPQQVSSIHNHGTWGIVGVISGQEKNKLWRRCGESGEKLELVGEKVLFPGDIIAFTSNAIHSIESLGDEPTITFNLYGVTDFANRYEYNPITHQAKNF
- the folK gene encoding 2-amino-4-hydroxy-6-hydroxymethyldihydropteridine diphosphokinase translates to MSQQKAKSNLLFKVAIALGSNQGDSLSILENAVTELDKIPEISLISCSNWYQTKAIGPIQPDYLNGCAILEVTLTPEELLTKLLEVEAKFGRVRTLKWGPRTLDLDLLLYGDIILETPSLQIPHPRMHQRAFVLVPLAEIAPDWIDPVSQKAIASLLEQINYKDDF